The Mytilus galloprovincialis chromosome 4, xbMytGall1.hap1.1, whole genome shotgun sequence genome contains a region encoding:
- the LOC143071859 gene encoding uncharacterized protein LOC143071859, which yields MDTSYVYYKLFLLILILHATYSDTIVARLQKLEQYAASQNEKTTSLENIIRHLENTVRHLEKENSELQSVQNTHLLTKRRARDQLNAKDARRLLLDGPSNGQYAFYAFMSRDEPEPGGHHLLVYDNVKTNVGNAYNNFTGIFTVPRSGLYSFTWSTRVACHKAHTTELVINTRILGSTYVFCGYNTVTGHAVISATQGEAVFIRTHLTSPGQGAIKSDEFGRSAFSGFMIV from the exons ATGGACACTTCGTATGTGTATTATAAGCTTTTTCTTCTAATTTTGATATTACATGCGACTTACTCAGACACCATAGTGGCTAGGCTGCAGAAACTAGAACAATATGCAGCTTCTCAAAACGAAAAGACCACTTCATTGGAAAATATCATCAGGCACCTAGAAAATACCGTCAGACACCTTGAAAAAGAAAACAGTGAATTGCAGTCGGTCCAAAACACGCACCTATTAACTAAAAGAAGGGCTCGGGATCAGTTAAATGCGAAAGATGCACGGAGACTCTTGTTAG ATGGACCATCAAATGGACAGTATGCTTTCTATGCGTTTATGTCACGTGACGAACCGGAACCTGGAGGACACCATCTTCTCGTATACGACAATGTCAAGACTAATGTAGGAAATGCGTATAACAATTTTACTGGTATATTCACAGTTCCTCGTTCAGGTCTCTACTCGTTTACCTGGTCTACTAGAGTCGCATGTCATAAGGCACACACAACTGAATTAGTAATCAACACGAGGATTCTTGGCAGTACATACGTTTTCTGTGGCTACAATACCGTGACTGGACATGCTGTCATCTCTGCTACCCAAGGTGAAGCTGTTTTCATTCGGACTCATCTGACTTCACCGGGACAAGGTGCGATAAAAAGTGATGAATTCGGTAGATCAGCATTTTCTGGATTCATGATTGTCTAA
- the LOC143071853 gene encoding E3 SUMO-protein ligase ZBED1-like has product MMSMKQEQEVDILTLDPQIYKFPGRSKSSVWNHFGFQKGSDGELDKSRAVCKICRQGIRYSGNTTNLHCHLTKHRRENTGLFEDLDESWMHASPDFKFKYVDSVVQSTVEDIKAAGNIQTTSSTTDDNKSGQRSKHQQLNDTIVNFFIEHLLPLSVVESTSFYSMIAVADPMYVVPDKEYLFGNLIHQFYIETKKSIASEISGNEVITVAEVWESITGEKFVSISVQLINTQWQMKTFLLKTVSLNSVINEDVFLRLFKATCEEWEIKSSTTLLNDGSNVIQKAITSLRLVNMPSCTTGLLTAGENLMKNQTVTKSVIEQVILIIGQILQDKSPADLYGKMFEIIKDYKEIEAKTFSWTAFNSVISCIIENKQSFKTTDMDSKLNLTDERWQEISDMEAVLSPIQKAYKLLSDNSSVISSMILPILRKLEMALASKKSDSEFIKVLKKATWSSISTPFNSTAVRKFLLISSLLDPRYKDLQFVETTEKTQARELLGTVATEMYRERNRTNGSYDGEIIVVEESGDVIRIEPMEKRQKLDHQENRNGTDDWLADVVCKDNPVDKGSDKEEKVLVEIDHYISTQQVSTPPLQWWSSRENLYPTLSRLARRYLCMNNFSVSENNTVKNAKLSPETVDKLLFLHHNYYGR; this is encoded by the coding sequence ATGATGTCGATGAAACAAGAACAAGAAGTCGATATCCTGACATTAGACCCACAAATATATAAGTTTCCTGGACGATCCAAAAGCTCAGTGTGGAATCATTTTGGATTTCAGAAAGGCAGTGACGGAGAATTAGATAAATCTCGAGCCGTATGTAAAATATGTCGACAGGGGATCAGATACTCAGGTAATACAACGAACCTTCATTGTCATTTAACCAAACATCGTCGTGAAAATACTGGATTATTTGAAGATTTAGATGAAAGTTGGATGCACGCTTCACCGGACTTCAAATTTAAGTATGTGGATTCCGTTGTTCAGTCTACTGTGGAGGATATTAAAGCTGCAGGTAATATTCAAACTACTTCTAGTACTACCGATGATAATAAATCAGGTCAGCGATCAAAACATCAACAACTAAATGATACCATTGTTAACTTTTTTATTGAACATTTATTGCCTCTTTCGGTGGTAGAGAGCACTTCATTTTATTCCATGATAGCAGTAGCAGATCCTATGTATGTGGTCCCAGATAAGGAATATTTATTTGGCAATTTAATTCATCAGTTTTACATTGAAACAAAGAAATCGATCGCCTCGGAAATATCAGGGAATGAAGTGATTACGGTAGCAGAAGTCTGGGAATCGATTACCGGCGAGAAGTTTGTCTCGATATCAGTTCAGCTCATTAACACGCAATGGCAAATGAAAACATTCCTTTTGAAAACAGTCTCATTGAACAGTGTCATTAACGAAGATGTGTTTCTGAGACTATTTAAGGCTACGTGTGAGGAATGGGAGATTAAAAGTTCCACAACATTACTAAATGATGGGTCAAACGTAATACAGAAAGCTATTACATCGTTACGTCTGGTCAACATGCCGAGTTGTACTACTGGTCTCCTAACAGCTGGcgaaaatttaatgaaaaaccAAACCGTGACCAAATCTGTCATCGAGCAGGTTATCTTGATAATAGGTCAAATTTTACAAGATAAATCTCCCGCTGATTTGTATGGGAAAATGTTCGAGATAATCAAGGATTACAAGGAAATTGAAGCAAAAACTTTCTCTTGGACAGCATTTAACTCCGTTATATCATGCATCATCGAAAATAAACAATCGTTTAAGACAACAGATATGGACTCAAAATTGAACCTTACAGATGAGAGATGGCAAGAGATTTCTGACATGGAAGCCGTGTTGTCGCCGATACAGAAAGCATACAAGTTACTTAGTGACAATTCGAGCGTAATATCTTCCATGATCTTACCAATACTGAGAAAGTTAGAAATGGCACTTGCTTCAAAGAAATCAGATTCAGAGTTcattaaagttttaaagaaaGCAACGTGGTCATCTATTTCAACACCTTTTAATTCGACAGCTGTCAGAAAATTCCTCCTTATTAGCTCTTTGTTAGATCCCCGCTATAAGGACTTACAATTTGTAGAAACAACTGAGAAGACACAGGCAAGAGAGCTTCTCGGCACGGTAGCAACAGAAATGTACCGCGAACGAAATCGGACAAATGGTTCATATGACGGCGAAATCATCGTCGTGGAAGAATCTGGAGATGTGATCCGGATCGAACCGATGGAAAAGAGGCAAAAGCTGGACCATCAGGAAAATCGGAATGGGACAGATGATTGGCTAGCTGATGTCGTCTGCAAAGACAATCCGGTGGATAAAGGCAGCGACAAAGAAGAGAAAGTTTTGGTTGAAATAGACCATTACATATCCACACAACAAGTCTCTACACCTCCCCTACAGTGGTGGTCCAGCAGAGAAAATTTATATCCGACATTATCCCGCTTAGCCCGACGTTATCTTTGCATGAACAATTTCAGTGTTAGTGAAAACAATACAGTGAAAAATGCCAAATTATCTCCAGAAACGGTCGATAAACTATTGTTTCTCCATCACAATTATTACGGCCGGTAA
- the LOC143071854 gene encoding nuclear cap-binding protein subunit 1-like, with translation MSSRRRHDSYSDEEDGSSSARKRRRVSENVDIEDRLESLITRVGEKSTSSLESNLEGLASVLEADLQNYKTKILKILVECVAALPEKMAVYTTLVGLLNAKNYNCGGEFTELLVRHLKEALKTGEFDNALLIVRFLSDLVNCHVIVAGSLIAMFDNFIEVTLEDNIPQVRSDFYVYAVMASLPWVGKELQEKKEQEFNKLLMSIDNYISKRQKIHAPTLRVWTSDDPHPQEEYLDCLWSQIKNLRANKWVEKQITRPYLAFDGVLCEALQHTLPQIIPPSHNDEMSYPLPRVIFRMFDYTDVPEGPVLPGSHAIERYLIEEQLRRIIFKHAFDRKDCAASLLSYPMKNKVPLNYMIVEVMFGELFLLPRCPRLEIYYGSTFIELCKLQPGSMPQVLAQATELLFERLDSMNLSCIERLTNWFAYHLSNFQFRWSWDDWSSCLQMDPELPKPKFIKEVLIKCMRLSYHQRIVETCTEDFAPLIPEKPLSHFKYEKEGSGSLPGTMTAHQLIQAIKSKCTPEETMGILKDLPNPLKEDDETDPTYHPLRIDVFVSTLLHLGNKSFSHSFAAIAKFHHILKLLADTEEGQIWVLRTMFEVWRSHQQMMVVLVDKLLKTQIIEPSAVANWLFSSEMQPEFTKFYVWEIMHSTITKMSKHVDKLQKEVDDAKDKLDAYKRRINDGLEDDDDDEVPTESLIERMEERLDLAQNQQKRLFLIIFQRFIMVLSDHLANCESNGIDYSTPWYKWCIERLQQIFLLHHELVYRYISTLETLLFTSDIDFHILEIFQQFCALRS, from the exons TGTAGCAGCTTTACCAGAGAAGATGGCTGTGTATACCACATTAGTGGGTCTTCTTAATGCCAAAAACTACAACTGTGGAGGAGAG TTCACCGAACTATTAGTAAGACATTTAAAAGAAGCTCTGAAGACAGGAGAATTTGATAATGCTTTGTTAATT gTACGATTTTTATCTGACCTAGTCAACTGTCATGTGATTGTTGCTGGTTCACTGATTGCAATGTTTGATAACTTTATAGAAGTGACATTGGAAGACAACATACCTCAG GTTAGGTCAGATTTTTATGTATATGCTGTCATGGCGTCATTACCGTGG gttGGTAAGGAACTCCAAGAAAAGAAAGAGCAGGAATTTAATAAGCTATTGATgtcaatagataattatataag CAAGAGACAGAAAATTCATGCCCCTACACTAAGAGTATGGACTTCAGATGATCCTCATCCACAAGAAGAG tatTTGGACTGTTTGTGGTCACAGATAAAGAATCTCCGAGCCAATAAATGGGTAGAGAAACAGATAACGAGACCATACCTGGCTTTTGATGGTGTTTTATGTGAAGCATTACAACATACTTTACCACAGATTATACCACCATCACACAATGATGAAATGAGCTATCCATTGCCAAGAGTTATTTTTAGAATGTTTGATTATACTGATGTACCAGAG GGACCAGTTTTACCAGGAAGTCATGCAATTGAAAGATACCTTATAGAAGAACAACTGAGAAGAATCATATTCAAACATGCATTTGATCGTAAAGACTG TGCTGCTTCATTACTGAGTTATCCAATGAAGAACAAAGTGCCACTCAATTATATGATTGTAGAG GTGATGTTTGGAGAGTTGTTTTTGTTACCACGGTGTCCGAGACTAGAGATTTATTATGGTTCTACATTTATAGAGTTATGTAAATTACAGCCTGGATCAATGCCCCAAGTT TTAGCTCAAGCCACAGAACTTTTATTTGAAAGACTTGATTCAATGAATCTTTCCTGTATTGAAAG ATTAACCAACTGGTTTGCCTATCACTTGAGTAATTTCCAGTTTCGATGGAGTTGGGATGATTGGAGTTCATGTTTACAAATGGATCCAGAATTACCCAAACCAAAGTTTATTAAAGAAGTTCTCATCAAATGTATGAG GTTATCCTACCATCAAAGAATTGTGGAGACTTGTACTGAAGATTTTGCACCATTGATACCAGAGAAACCACTGTCTCATTTTAAATATGAGAAGGAAGGGTCAGGGTCATTACCAGGGACTATGACAGCTCATCAGCTGATCCAAGCCATCAAATCAAAATGTACTCCAGAGGAAACCATGGGGATATTAAAAGATTTACCCAACCCCCTGAAAGAAGATGATGAAA CTGATCCAACATACCATCCTCTGAGAATTGATGTCTTTGTGTCTACATTGCTACATTTAGGAAACAAATCATTCAGTCACTCTTTTGCAGCTATTGCCAA ATTCCACCACATTTTAAAGTTACTAGCAGACACAGAAGAAGGACAGATTTGGGTGTTACGGACAATGTTTGAAGTTTGGAGATCTCACCAACAA atgatGGTAGTTTTAGTGGATAAATTATTAAAGACACAAATCATTGAACCATCAGCTGTGGCTAACTGGTTGTTCTCAAGTGAAATGCAACCAGAATTTACTAA ATTTTATGTTTGGGAGATAATGCACAGTACAATAACAAAGATGAGTAAACATGTTGATAAACTACAGAAAGaagttgatgatgctaaagacaAATTGGATGCTTACAAAAGAAGG ATAAATGATGGTTTagaagatgatgatgatgacgaagTACCTACAGAATCTCTGATAGAGAGAATGGAGGAAAGATTAGATCTGGCACAAAATCAACAAAAGAGACTTTTTCTTATCATATTTCAG AGATTTATAATGGTTTTATCTGACCATCTTGCCAACTGTGAATCGAATGGCATTGATTACAGCACACCCTGGTATAAATGGTGTATAGAAAGATTACAGCAAATATTCCTTTTA CACCATGAATTGGTTTACAGATACATCAGTACATTAGAGACATTGTTATTCACAAGTGACATTGATTTCCATATCTTGGAAATATTCCAACAGTTCTGTGCATTACGATCCTGA